One window of the Rufibacter radiotolerans genome contains the following:
- a CDS encoding ABC transporter permease translates to MNYLENIKEGFRSIKSNLLRTVLTALIISIGIMSLVGILTAIEGIKYSVSNTFSTLGANSFDIEKKWDGRGSRGGRQNKMYPNITEFQAKQYKELMQDKARVSLSAQVGNGVAVKAGSIKTNPTNSVIGGDENFLVNENYDLDLGRPFSSLEYETGAPVAIIGDEIAEKLFPKQSPEGKSIIMLGRRFKVIGKIKSQGGGMGGGGSNRLIIIPLEAATQIPTTSPLTFNIKSAILGETSLAYAMEEATGIMRKVRQDRLGQEASFEITRSDSVEQTLNKITGYLKTGGFLVGFITLLGASIGLMNIMMVSVTERTREIGIRKALGATIKQIRQQFLIEAIVICVLGGIVGILLGVLMGNGIAILIGQGEFFVPWLWMAVGMAICITVGLFSGYYPAYKASKLDPIESLRYE, encoded by the coding sequence ATGAATTACTTAGAAAACATAAAAGAAGGTTTCCGCTCCATCAAGAGCAATCTATTGAGAACCGTTCTTACGGCCTTAATTATCTCCATTGGTATCATGTCATTGGTAGGTATTCTAACGGCTATTGAGGGAATCAAGTATTCAGTGTCCAATACCTTCTCCACACTTGGTGCCAATTCTTTTGATATTGAAAAAAAATGGGACGGTCGGGGCAGCCGGGGCGGTCGCCAGAACAAAATGTACCCCAATATCACGGAGTTTCAGGCCAAGCAGTACAAAGAATTGATGCAGGACAAGGCCCGCGTGAGCCTGTCGGCTCAGGTGGGCAACGGGGTAGCTGTGAAAGCTGGGAGCATCAAAACCAACCCCACCAACAGCGTGATTGGCGGAGATGAAAATTTCCTGGTCAATGAAAACTATGACCTGGACCTGGGCCGGCCTTTTTCTAGCCTGGAATACGAGACCGGGGCACCCGTAGCTATTATTGGTGATGAGATCGCCGAGAAACTATTTCCCAAGCAAAGCCCCGAAGGCAAAAGCATTATTATGCTGGGCCGTCGGTTCAAGGTGATCGGCAAGATCAAGAGCCAGGGCGGCGGGATGGGCGGCGGCGGAAGCAACCGTCTGATCATTATCCCGCTGGAGGCCGCCACCCAGATCCCTACCACGTCACCGCTAACCTTCAACATTAAATCTGCTATTCTAGGCGAAACCAGCCTGGCCTACGCCATGGAAGAGGCCACCGGCATTATGCGCAAGGTGCGCCAGGACCGCCTGGGGCAAGAGGCCTCCTTTGAGATCACCAGAAGCGATTCTGTGGAGCAAACCCTGAACAAGATTACCGGCTACCTGAAAACCGGGGGCTTTCTGGTGGGTTTCATCACGCTGCTGGGCGCGTCTATTGGTCTCATGAACATTATGATGGTGAGCGTAACGGAGCGTACCCGCGAGATTGGGATAAGAAAAGCCCTGGGGGCCACCATTAAACAGATCAGACAACAGTTCCTGATTGAGGCCATTGTGATTTGTGTGCTGGGGGGTATTGTAGGCATTCTGCTGGGCGTACTCATGGGCAACGGCATAGCAATCTTAATTGGGCAGGGCGAGTTCTTCGTACCCTGGCTCTGGATGGCGGTGGGCATGGCCATCTGTATTACGGTAGGCTTGTTCTCAGGCTACTACCCAGCCTACAAAGCCTCTAAACTAGACCCCATAGAATCTTTGCGGTACGAGTAG
- a CDS encoding voltage-gated chloride channel family protein yields MPSFNSFFRGSFLRAKTYPHLLLNFTFLVRWVFLASLVGVLAGSASALFLVLLDLATNYREQNLWVIALLPVGGLIIGWAYHQWGREVEGGNNLLLEAIHTPAKKRIPFRMVPLVLLATVLTHLVGGSAGREGTAVQMGGSLADQLTPLFRFKPRDRKLLLICGVSAGFASAFGTPLAGAVFGLEVFLLGQLRYNALLPSFLAAVVADAVTTAWGVGHTAYPLVEVPALSISTFGAAQAAGIAFALTARLFSHATHLAGSFFKKYIGYPPLRPVVGGAVLAVIIYLLGTTKYIGLGIPTIVESFQAPLPRYDFLLKLALTALTLGCGFKGGEVTPLFFIGATLGNALFPWVPLPLEVLAAMGFVAVFSGAANTPLACTLMAMELFGAEVGIYAGLACVVAYLFSGHTGIYGGQVVGRSKHPFHARETGVSLADIRKKLW; encoded by the coding sequence ATGCCTAGTTTCAATTCTTTCTTTCGCGGGTCTTTTCTTCGGGCCAAAACCTATCCGCACCTCCTCCTGAACTTTACTTTTTTAGTCCGCTGGGTCTTTTTAGCCTCTTTGGTAGGGGTATTGGCGGGTAGCGCGTCTGCCTTGTTTCTGGTGTTATTGGACCTGGCCACCAACTACCGGGAGCAAAACCTGTGGGTAATTGCCTTATTGCCCGTGGGCGGGTTGATCATTGGCTGGGCCTACCACCAGTGGGGCCGGGAAGTGGAAGGGGGCAATAACCTGCTGCTGGAAGCGATCCATACCCCGGCTAAAAAAAGAATCCCTTTCCGGATGGTGCCTTTGGTATTGCTAGCTACCGTGCTCACGCACTTAGTGGGCGGCTCTGCCGGGCGCGAGGGAACCGCCGTACAGATGGGCGGCTCCCTGGCAGACCAGTTAACGCCTCTCTTCCGGTTTAAGCCCCGCGACCGGAAACTTCTCCTTATCTGCGGGGTGAGTGCCGGCTTTGCCTCGGCGTTTGGTACGCCACTGGCCGGGGCAGTTTTTGGCCTGGAGGTGTTTCTATTGGGGCAGTTACGCTACAATGCCCTTTTGCCCAGTTTCCTGGCGGCCGTGGTGGCAGATGCCGTGACCACCGCCTGGGGTGTGGGCCACACCGCCTACCCGTTGGTGGAAGTCCCAGCGCTATCCATATCTACTTTTGGGGCCGCCCAGGCCGCTGGAATCGCTTTTGCTTTGACCGCCCGGCTTTTCTCCCACGCTACCCACCTGGCAGGTTCTTTTTTCAAAAAATACATTGGTTACCCGCCCTTGCGGCCGGTAGTAGGCGGGGCTGTGCTGGCGGTGATCATTTACCTTTTGGGCACCACCAAATACATAGGCTTGGGCATACCTACTATTGTGGAGTCGTTCCAGGCCCCGTTGCCCAGGTATGATTTCCTGCTCAAGTTAGCCCTTACGGCTCTGACCTTAGGCTGCGGTTTTAAAGGGGGAGAGGTAACGCCCTTGTTTTTCATTGGGGCCACGCTGGGCAATGCCTTGTTTCCGTGGGTACCCTTGCCCTTAGAGGTTTTGGCGGCCATGGGGTTTGTGGCGGTCTTCTCGGGGGCTGCGAACACGCCTTTGGCCTGCACCTTAATGGCCATGGAACTGTTTGGCGCCGAAGTGGGGATCTATGCCGGCCTGGCTTGCGTGGTGGCGTACCTGTTTTCCGGGCATACCGGCATTTATGGCGGGCAGGTGGTAGGCAGAAGCAAACACCCATTTCATGCGCGTGAAACGGGTGTGTCATTGGCAGATATCAGGAAAAAGCTGTGGTGA
- a CDS encoding OmpH family outer membrane protein: MNLSKNLLLLALVSASFAACKNDQASSTTKTATTATTATDSTASEADEAPVVVAAPEIVYINSDTLLSNYQYFKDVRARLEAKGKRMETDLRTKASSFQKEVEQYRQTGAGMTQEQRASTEQRLAQKEQQIAAQQQASGSQLAKDENDEMKKIYDKVADYLKKLSKEKGYKMVLTYSRGNSAILYGDSSLDITTEALSGLNEEYKATKKK, encoded by the coding sequence GTGAACCTATCTAAAAATCTCCTTTTGCTGGCCTTGGTGTCCGCTTCTTTTGCCGCCTGTAAAAACGACCAGGCCTCTTCCACTACTAAAACGGCTACTACCGCCACTACCGCCACTGACAGCACCGCCTCAGAGGCAGACGAGGCACCCGTAGTTGTGGCCGCGCCTGAAATTGTGTACATCAACTCAGACACGCTTTTGAGCAACTACCAGTATTTCAAAGACGTGCGCGCCAGATTGGAAGCCAAAGGCAAAAGAATGGAAACCGATCTTCGTACAAAAGCCAGCAGCTTTCAGAAGGAAGTGGAACAATACAGACAAACCGGCGCCGGCATGACCCAGGAGCAACGTGCTTCTACGGAGCAACGCCTGGCTCAGAAAGAGCAGCAGATTGCTGCCCAACAGCAAGCCTCAGGTTCTCAGCTGGCCAAAGACGAGAATGATGAGATGAAGAAGATCTATGACAAAGTAGCTGACTACCTGAAGAAACTCAGCAAGGAGAAAGGCTATAAAATGGTCTTGACTTACAGCCGCGGCAACAGTGCCATCCTTTACGGAGATTCCTCTTTGGATATTACCACAGAAGCCTTGAGCGGTTTGAACGAGGAATACAAAGCCACTAAGAAGAAATAG
- a CDS encoding outer membrane beta-barrel protein: MKNLYNFLLLLAALAFLTQAALAQTPGSLTGLVVDEKGQPMSYGTVALMKASDATLLTGTAIDLEGKFSLKAPASGKYFLRVSAMSYANQDLPAFEVTASPFSRDFGKVALKQDAKVLKEVTVHNLRPSVDVQADKMVVSVEGTAMAAGNTAYDVLAKSPGVWVDQDGNIQLNGKQGVKVMVDGKLTYLDGKQLQTMLQGMPADNLKNLEIIANPSAKFDAEGTAGIININLKKNTLTGLNGSVYGGYSYNSKSGANGGVNLNLKQGKWNSFGTIDLAQRPRKRTFSMDRTFTREGQNATLTQSGKEEGESFSPSARFGTDYDLNKNHSVGATVSLNQSRSNSGVNTTSTLFDPRETGAIFNQTGTHNKGKFSNVTLNAHYVGKLDTLGSTLSGDVDVARITEDNFSDFLNDKTFLSGKAAEQEYFENENPTSYQIYAAKVDYSRPFPSIKGKLELGAKASYVESDNQIDFYIFENGRKVRDTKRAADHFIYDENIYAAYSNFSASLSPKFTLQAGLRAEYTDSKGNSIPNQKVTPRSYLDFFPSVFVQQKVSDNYTVGYNYSRRIYRPRYSNLNPFRFYIDANTYAEGNPYLKPEYTQSFQVTQTFKKNYNLILGYAYTKDDISEVPSFYPEENKMIFKQSNVESEVINATAVVPVTITSKWNMNNNVTVARQSYTTLVLDGSKIQNAQTMLSAQINNNILLPKNFKLEVNGTYRSKGVFNVYTTKAAGWVDVAVKRSFLSDKLEANLAVTDIFRSNKMQGTSAVNGNQNVIDMYNYGRGVRVNLRYRFNKGEKFEVKKRSNSLDELNRAGGN; the protein is encoded by the coding sequence ATGAAAAATCTGTACAACTTCCTGTTATTGCTGGCCGCCCTGGCTTTCCTGACCCAGGCCGCCTTAGCCCAAACTCCCGGTTCCCTGACCGGATTGGTGGTAGATGAAAAAGGTCAGCCTATGAGCTACGGCACCGTTGCGCTAATGAAAGCCTCAGACGCCACCCTGCTCACCGGCACAGCCATTGACCTGGAAGGCAAGTTCTCTTTGAAAGCCCCTGCCTCCGGTAAATACTTCCTCCGGGTTTCCGCTATGAGCTACGCCAACCAGGACCTGCCCGCCTTTGAGGTAACCGCTTCCCCGTTTTCGCGTGATTTCGGAAAAGTAGCTCTGAAACAGGATGCCAAGGTGTTAAAGGAAGTGACCGTGCATAACCTTCGCCCCAGCGTAGATGTGCAAGCAGATAAGATGGTGGTGAGCGTGGAGGGCACGGCCATGGCCGCCGGAAACACCGCCTATGACGTGCTGGCCAAATCGCCGGGCGTATGGGTAGACCAGGATGGCAATATCCAGCTGAACGGCAAGCAGGGCGTGAAAGTGATGGTAGACGGAAAACTCACCTACCTGGACGGCAAACAACTGCAGACCATGCTCCAAGGCATGCCCGCCGATAACCTCAAGAACCTGGAGATTATCGCCAACCCATCGGCTAAGTTCGACGCCGAAGGAACCGCCGGCATCATCAACATCAACCTGAAGAAAAACACCTTGACCGGCCTGAACGGCAGCGTGTACGGCGGCTATTCCTACAACTCTAAAAGCGGGGCTAACGGCGGCGTGAACCTTAACCTGAAACAAGGCAAATGGAACTCCTTCGGGACCATTGACCTGGCCCAGCGGCCCAGAAAAAGAACCTTCAGCATGGACCGCACCTTCACCCGCGAGGGCCAGAACGCTACCTTGACCCAGTCCGGGAAAGAAGAAGGCGAATCCTTCTCTCCTTCCGCCCGCTTCGGGACAGATTATGACCTGAATAAAAACCACAGCGTGGGCGCCACCGTCAGCCTGAACCAATCCCGCAGCAACTCCGGCGTCAACACTACTTCTACCTTATTTGACCCTAGAGAAACCGGCGCTATTTTTAACCAGACCGGCACCCATAACAAAGGAAAATTCAGCAACGTGACGCTCAACGCGCATTATGTTGGAAAACTGGACACCCTGGGCAGCACCCTGTCCGGAGACGTGGATGTAGCCAGAATCACGGAAGACAACTTCAGTGACTTCCTGAATGACAAGACCTTTTTATCCGGCAAAGCCGCTGAGCAGGAATACTTTGAGAATGAAAACCCAACCTCTTACCAGATCTACGCCGCGAAGGTAGATTACAGCCGGCCCTTTCCCTCTATCAAAGGAAAGCTGGAACTGGGGGCCAAAGCCAGCTACGTGGAGTCTGACAACCAGATTGACTTTTACATCTTTGAAAACGGCCGTAAAGTACGGGACACCAAACGCGCCGCTGACCACTTCATCTATGATGAAAATATTTATGCCGCCTATTCCAATTTCAGCGCCAGCCTAAGCCCTAAATTCACCTTGCAGGCCGGTCTTAGAGCAGAGTACACAGACTCCAAAGGAAACTCAATCCCAAACCAGAAAGTGACGCCCCGCTCCTATTTAGACTTCTTCCCCAGCGTGTTTGTGCAGCAAAAGGTCTCTGATAATTACACCGTGGGCTACAACTACAGCCGCCGCATTTACCGGCCCCGCTACAGCAACCTCAACCCGTTCCGGTTCTACATTGACGCCAACACCTACGCTGAAGGGAACCCGTACCTGAAACCGGAATACACCCAATCCTTCCAGGTAACCCAGACCTTCAAGAAGAACTACAATCTGATCTTGGGCTACGCTTACACCAAAGATGATATCTCTGAAGTGCCCAGCTTCTATCCGGAGGAAAACAAGATGATTTTCAAGCAAAGCAACGTGGAGAGCGAAGTGATCAACGCCACCGCCGTGGTACCGGTCACCATTACCTCTAAATGGAACATGAACAACAACGTAACGGTGGCCCGCCAAAGCTATACCACTCTGGTGTTAGACGGAAGCAAAATCCAGAACGCCCAGACCATGTTGTCTGCCCAAATCAATAACAACATCCTGCTGCCCAAAAACTTTAAACTGGAAGTAAACGGCACCTACCGGAGCAAAGGGGTCTTCAACGTCTATACCACCAAGGCAGCCGGTTGGGTAGATGTGGCCGTGAAACGCTCCTTCCTGAGTGACAAACTGGAGGCTAACCTGGCCGTGACTGACATCTTCCGGTCTAACAAGATGCAGGGAACCTCAGCGGTGAACGGCAACCAGAACGTGATTGACATGTACAATTATGGCCGCGGCGTGCGGGTGAACCTGCGGTACCGCTTTAACAAAGGCGAGAAATTTGAAGTGAAGAAACGAAGCAACAGCCTGGACGAACTGAACCGCGCCGGCGGGAATTAA
- a CDS encoding TonB-dependent receptor domain-containing protein, with protein sequence MKKLLRFLLSTLLCLTTLLSQAQSTSALTGIIKDEKGESLSYGTVTLVNETDGSIANGAGVEVNGTFKMPTPAQGTYRLKISAMGYAEVTTSPFTVSGAGFSKDFGTVTLKTDATQLQEVTVEAMRPTIVNHPDKMVVSVEGTAMAAGSTALEVLAKSPGVWVDQDGNIQLNGKAGVKVMIDGKLSYLSGKQLQTMLQSMPAENLKDLEIINNPSAKYDAEGNAGIININLKKNTQAGMNGNVYSGYQYNGEHGYSAGANLNYKTGQWNSSANLDMGRWINLRTNTMDRLFNTQEGSTRFAQSGRETGIRTTPSLRLATDYDLNDKHSLGASAKINAQDWDNLYTTHTRLFKPVSAEDENITARNTIDGKYLNATLNGHYIYKLDTLGSTFSTDLDYVRIKDDDQARFTNTYAYPNNGQPTKDEFLGSKNPTQYFIYAAKADFTRKFLNKSKLEAGLKASYVKSDNELQFFSLEGNRQINDPARSNHFIYKENIYAGYLNYSLNLGTKWSVQAGLRAEQTHSKGYSVTLDKTTPRDYLDFFPSLFVQQKVSDNYQLTYNYSRRVNRPNYGSLNPFIFYLDPLTWAQGNPYLRPMYANSFQVTQTWKSAYILTLGYSKTTDFIGEIPVQKNEDNTTVFGPRNVDDFYSYFSTLVAPVKVSNKWDINNTVNAGYQKFSILLNEVRQENTQFYYSLNSNHNIQLPKKIKLELNAGFQSPKAYGLYIIEQNWWLDAGLKRSFLKDQLETSLSVTDIFRTRKVVGSANLGENINAFDQYFGAQSVKINFRYRFNKGENFEMKRRNTSLEEMNRAGGN encoded by the coding sequence ATGAAAAAACTTCTTCGCTTTCTTTTAAGTACGCTCCTCTGCCTCACTACGCTTCTTTCCCAAGCCCAGTCAACCAGCGCCCTCACCGGTATTATCAAAGATGAAAAAGGAGAATCTCTTAGCTATGGCACGGTCACTCTGGTAAATGAAACAGACGGTTCCATTGCCAACGGCGCGGGCGTAGAAGTGAACGGCACCTTTAAAATGCCAACTCCGGCCCAGGGTACTTACCGCCTAAAAATCAGCGCCATGGGCTATGCGGAGGTCACTACTTCCCCTTTCACCGTTTCAGGGGCCGGGTTTTCCAAAGACTTTGGCACCGTAACCTTAAAAACAGACGCCACCCAGTTACAGGAAGTAACCGTTGAAGCTATGCGCCCCACCATTGTGAACCACCCAGATAAAATGGTGGTGAGCGTGGAAGGCACGGCCATGGCGGCCGGCAGTACGGCGCTCGAAGTGCTGGCCAAATCGCCGGGGGTATGGGTAGACCAGGACGGTAATATCCAACTCAACGGCAAGGCCGGCGTGAAAGTGATGATAGACGGCAAGCTTTCTTACCTCTCAGGCAAGCAACTGCAAACCATGCTGCAGAGCATGCCCGCCGAAAACCTGAAAGACCTGGAGATCATCAACAACCCCTCCGCCAAGTATGACGCCGAAGGCAACGCCGGCATCATCAACATCAACCTCAAGAAGAACACCCAGGCGGGCATGAACGGCAACGTGTATTCGGGGTACCAGTATAACGGGGAGCATGGGTACTCTGCGGGCGCCAACCTCAATTACAAAACCGGCCAGTGGAACTCCTCTGCCAACCTGGACATGGGCCGCTGGATTAATTTACGCACCAACACCATGGACCGGCTTTTCAATACACAGGAAGGCAGCACCCGCTTTGCCCAATCGGGCCGCGAGACCGGCATCCGGACCACCCCTTCTCTCCGGCTAGCCACTGACTATGACCTCAATGACAAGCATAGCCTGGGGGCTTCGGCTAAAATTAACGCGCAAGACTGGGATAACCTGTACACCACCCACACGCGTCTGTTCAAGCCTGTTTCTGCGGAAGATGAAAACATAACGGCCCGGAACACCATAGACGGCAAATACCTCAATGCTACGCTTAACGGGCATTATATCTATAAGCTAGATACCCTGGGCAGTACCTTCTCCACAGACCTGGATTATGTACGCATCAAGGATGATGACCAGGCCAGGTTCACCAACACTTATGCTTACCCCAACAACGGCCAGCCTACCAAAGATGAATTCCTGGGCAGCAAAAACCCCACCCAATACTTCATTTATGCAGCCAAGGCCGATTTCACCAGGAAGTTCCTGAACAAGAGCAAACTGGAAGCTGGCCTCAAGGCTAGTTATGTCAAATCTGACAATGAGCTGCAATTCTTCTCCCTGGAAGGGAACCGCCAGATCAATGACCCCGCCCGCAGCAACCACTTTATCTACAAAGAGAATATTTACGCCGGGTACCTTAACTACAGCCTGAACCTGGGCACCAAATGGAGCGTGCAGGCAGGGCTTCGGGCCGAGCAGACCCACTCCAAAGGCTACTCGGTGACCTTAGACAAAACCACGCCCCGAGATTACCTGGACTTCTTCCCCAGCCTGTTTGTGCAGCAGAAGGTGAGCGACAACTACCAGCTTACCTATAACTACAGCCGCCGGGTCAACCGCCCTAATTACGGTTCGCTTAACCCGTTTATCTTCTACCTTGATCCTCTGACCTGGGCCCAGGGGAACCCTTACCTGCGGCCTATGTACGCCAACTCCTTCCAGGTCACCCAAACCTGGAAAAGCGCCTACATCTTGACGCTGGGGTATTCCAAAACCACCGATTTTATTGGCGAGATACCCGTGCAGAAAAACGAGGACAACACCACCGTCTTCGGGCCCAGGAACGTGGATGACTTTTACAGCTACTTCAGCACCCTGGTGGCCCCGGTGAAAGTTTCCAACAAATGGGACATCAACAACACGGTCAATGCCGGCTATCAGAAATTTTCCATCCTATTGAATGAGGTTAGACAGGAAAACACGCAGTTCTATTATAGCCTTAACTCCAACCACAACATCCAGCTCCCTAAGAAAATCAAGCTGGAGCTGAACGCGGGTTTCCAGAGCCCGAAGGCCTACGGCCTATATATAATAGAGCAGAACTGGTGGCTGGACGCCGGGCTGAAGCGCTCCTTCCTGAAAGACCAATTGGAAACCTCCCTGTCGGTGACCGATATCTTCAGGACCAGAAAGGTGGTGGGTTCAGCAAACCTGGGGGAAAACATCAATGCCTTTGACCAGTACTTTGGGGCCCAGAGCGTGAAGATCAATTTCAGGTACCGGTTCAACAAGGGTGAGAACTTTGAAATGAAACGCCGCAACACCAGCCTGGAAGAAATGAACCGGGCCGGCGGCAACTAA
- a CDS encoding bile acid:sodium symporter family protein, giving the protein MAIDQPLSHTPKSTRQSLTGFLKKLGLDGFLLALLTIILLAYLYPAFGKEDGPLLLVDMASYGVGLIFFFYGLRLSPEKLRVGLSSWRLHLVVQLSTFLLFPLLVWAAKKVLGTPDQELLWLGALYLAALPSTVSSSVVMVSIAGGNIPAAIFNASISSLVGVFMTPLWMTVFMETTAAHEMDLGTVIGKLMVQVLLPVTLGILLHKRFGAFAEKHKARLRLLDQAIILLIVYTSFCESFAREMFRGYSWASLLVLGVSMVALFFFVLGLIFLLSTFLNFNREDRITAVFCGSKKSLVHGTVMSKVLFPDANLVGIVLLPLMLYHALQLISASILAQKMARNQAALLAVEPQEE; this is encoded by the coding sequence ATGGCCATAGACCAACCGCTTTCCCATACGCCTAAAAGCACTCGCCAAAGCCTGACAGGTTTCCTTAAGAAATTAGGCCTGGACGGGTTCTTACTGGCCTTACTGACCATCATCCTGCTGGCCTATCTGTACCCGGCGTTTGGGAAGGAAGATGGGCCTTTGCTGTTAGTGGATATGGCCAGCTACGGGGTGGGGCTTATTTTCTTTTTCTATGGCCTACGCCTGAGCCCAGAGAAACTGAGGGTGGGGTTGAGCAGTTGGCGGCTTCACCTGGTGGTGCAGCTAAGCACCTTTCTCTTGTTCCCGCTTTTGGTGTGGGCCGCGAAAAAGGTTTTAGGAACCCCTGACCAGGAACTGCTTTGGCTGGGGGCTTTGTACCTGGCGGCCTTGCCGTCCACGGTCTCTTCCTCGGTGGTCATGGTCTCTATTGCGGGGGGCAATATTCCGGCGGCTATCTTCAACGCCAGTATCTCCAGCCTAGTAGGTGTTTTCATGACACCCCTCTGGATGACTGTTTTCATGGAAACCACCGCCGCGCATGAGATGGATTTGGGCACGGTAATAGGCAAACTGATGGTGCAGGTGCTGTTGCCGGTAACCTTGGGTATTCTACTGCACAAGCGGTTTGGCGCCTTCGCTGAAAAGCACAAAGCTCGGCTGCGGTTGCTGGACCAGGCCATTATCCTACTTATTGTCTACACCTCTTTCTGTGAGTCATTTGCCCGGGAAATGTTCAGAGGGTATAGCTGGGCAAGTTTGTTGGTCTTAGGGGTTTCCATGGTAGCCCTGTTTTTCTTTGTGCTGGGCCTGATCTTTCTACTGAGCACCTTCCTTAACTTTAACCGCGAAGACCGCATCACGGCCGTTTTCTGCGGCTCCAAAAAGTCCCTGGTCCATGGCACCGTCATGTCTAAAGTGCTTTTTCCGGACGCCAACCTCGTGGGAATTGTGCTGTTGCCCCTGATGCTGTACCATGCCCTGCAATTAATCTCCGCGAGCATTCTGGCCCAGAAAATGGCCCGTAACCAAGCGGCACTTTTGGCTGTGGAACCCCAGGAAGAGTAG
- the mtaB gene encoding tRNA (N(6)-L-threonylcarbamoyladenosine(37)-C(2))-methylthiotransferase MtaB, producing MKKVAFYTLGCKLNFSETSTLGRIFTERGFEKVEFTDTPDIYVINTCSVTDNADKKCRKVVKEALKHSPNAFITVVGCYAQLKPKAISEIPGVDAVLGAAEKFQLVDILSTFDKKDAPQVHASPVSEANTFVNAYSFGDRTRTFLKVQDGCDYSCTFCTIPQARGKSRSNTIEKVMAEAINIGNSGVKEIVLTGVNTGDFGLQDGERKENFFQLVQELDKVENVSRFRISSIEPNLLSEEIIQFVASSQRFMPHFHVPLQSGSNKILKLMRRRYLRELYAQRVDWIKTAMPHACIGVDVIVGFPGETEEDFLETYNFLNNLNVSYLHVFPYSERANTSATELPGVVPQKTRNQRADMLRILSEKKKRAFYESQIGYEGKVLFEADITDGYMEGFTENYVRVVAKYDPVLVNEQKHVRLTNITPAGLMEAEETYHELLAH from the coding sequence ATGAAAAAGGTAGCATTTTATACATTAGGCTGTAAACTCAATTTCTCTGAGACGTCTACCCTGGGTAGAATCTTCACGGAGCGTGGTTTTGAGAAAGTAGAGTTCACAGACACTCCCGATATCTACGTCATCAATACCTGCTCTGTCACCGACAACGCAGATAAGAAATGCCGCAAGGTGGTAAAGGAAGCGCTGAAGCATTCACCAAATGCCTTTATTACCGTGGTGGGTTGCTATGCCCAGCTAAAACCGAAAGCAATTTCTGAAATACCCGGTGTAGACGCCGTTTTAGGCGCTGCTGAAAAATTCCAATTAGTTGATATTCTGTCCACTTTTGATAAGAAAGATGCACCTCAGGTTCATGCCAGCCCGGTGTCTGAGGCTAACACGTTTGTGAATGCCTACTCCTTCGGGGACCGTACCCGTACGTTTTTGAAGGTTCAGGACGGCTGTGATTACTCTTGCACCTTCTGCACCATTCCGCAGGCCCGCGGCAAGAGCCGAAGCAACACCATTGAGAAAGTAATGGCCGAGGCCATCAACATTGGAAACTCCGGCGTAAAGGAGATTGTGCTCACCGGCGTGAACACCGGTGATTTTGGTTTACAGGACGGCGAACGCAAGGAGAATTTCTTCCAGCTGGTACAGGAACTAGACAAGGTGGAGAATGTAAGCCGGTTCAGGATTTCCTCTATTGAGCCTAATCTGTTAAGTGAGGAAATCATCCAATTTGTGGCTAGCTCCCAGCGATTTATGCCACACTTTCACGTGCCATTGCAGTCAGGTAGCAACAAGATCCTGAAGCTTATGCGCCGCCGTTACCTGCGCGAACTCTATGCGCAGCGCGTGGACTGGATTAAAACGGCTATGCCGCATGCCTGCATTGGTGTGGACGTAATTGTAGGGTTCCCGGGTGAGACCGAAGAAGATTTCCTGGAGACCTATAATTTCCTGAATAACCTGAATGTAAGCTACCTGCACGTGTTCCCGTACTCTGAACGGGCGAATACTTCTGCTACTGAACTGCCAGGTGTGGTTCCTCAGAAAACAAGAAACCAGCGTGCTGACATGCTTCGCATTCTCTCTGAAAAGAAAAAGCGCGCCTTCTATGAAAGCCAGATCGGTTATGAAGGAAAAGTCTTGTTTGAAGCCGATATCACCGATGGTTATATGGAAGGCTTCACCGAAAACTATGTGCGCGTGGTCGCCAAATATGACCCGGTACTGGTGAACGAGCAGAAGCACGTCCGCCTGACCAATATCACTCCGGCCGGCTTAATGGAGGCCGAAGAAACCTACCACGAACTGTTAGCGCATTAA